ATTTAAAAAGGCGCTGACCCGCTGTGCAGCACTGTCGCTGATTGATATCGACATAGACCTTCCTCAACTCTAATAACTTATACCCATCATACTTCGAGCTACAGGTGCGTTAGCCGTCTTCCTGTAACTCGAATTACTTAGGGTATCTATATTACAACTACTTGGCAGTATGTTTGCTTTTGTAGTCGGCGATAGCTGCTTTGATGGCATCTTCTGCCAAAATTGAGCAGTGAATTTTGACTGGCGGTAACTCCAGTTCTTCCGCGATCTGAGTATTTTTGATCGCTTCAGCCTGATCGAGAGACTTGCCTTTCATCCATTCAGTTACCAGAGAACTGGAAGCAATAGCAGAGCCGCAGCCATAAGTCTTGAAACGCGCATCTTCAATGATGCCAGCTTCGTTAACTTTGATCTGCAACTTCATGACATCACCACAAGCGGGTGCGCCAACCATGCCGCTACCAATGGTAGGATCTGCATTATCGAATGACCCAACGTTGCGTGGGTTTTCGTAGTGATCGATTACTTTTTCGCTGTAAGCCATGTGATTACTCCTGAGTCTTAAAGTCTGGAATTAATGGTGAGACCATTCAATGCTGCTGATATCCACGCCCTGCTTAAACATCTCCCATAACGGAGACAAATCACGCAAGCGGCCAATGGATTTACGTACCAGCGCAATGGCGTAGTCGATCTCTTCTTCAGTGGTGAAACGCCCGAGAGAGAAACGGATTGAACTGTGAGCCAGTTCGTCGTTCATCCCCAACGCGCGCAACACGTAAGAAGGTTCCAGACTCGCGGAAGTACAGGCTGAACCCGATGAAACTGCCAGATCTTTCAATGCCATGATAAGCGATTCACCTTCAACATAGTTGAAGCTGACGTTAAGAATGCCAGGTGCACCATTCTCTAAATCGCCATTCAGGTAAACTTCTTCGATATCTTTAATACCGTTCCACAAGCGCAGACGCAGTGAACGCAGACGGGCAGCTTCGCTTTCCATCTCTTCTTTGGCGATGCGGTAAGCTTTACCCATACCCGCAATCTGATGCACTGGTAAAGTGCCCGAACGCATACCGCGCTCATGACCGCCGCCATGCTGCTGGGCTTCGATACGAATACGAGGTTTACGGCGAACAAACAGCGCTCCAATGCCCATCGGGCCATAAACTTTATGGGCAGAGAAGGACATCAAATCGACTTTCAGTTTGCTCAGATCAATCGGTAATTTACCGACGCTTTGCGTAGCATCAACATGGAAAATGATCCCGCGACTGCGGCACATTTCGCCGATTTCCGCGATATCTTGCACCACACCGATTTCATTATTCACATGCATGATAGAAACCAAGATGGTGTCTTCACGCATCGCAGCTTCAAGCTGTTTCAGGTCGATAATTCCGTTAGACTGCGGTGCCAAATAAGTCACTTCGAAGCCTTCACGCTCCAACTGGCGACAAGTATCCAACACCGCTTTATGTTCGGTCTTACAGGTGATGATGTGCTTGCCTTTCTTCTGATAGAAGTTAGCGGCACCTTTAATAGCGAGGTTATCAGACTCAGTTGCACCGGAGGTGAAGACTATTTCGCGAGGGTCAGCACCTACCAATGCAGCAATATCATTACGTGCAATATCAACAGCTTCTTCTGCTTGCCAGCCGAACTTATGGGAACGAGAGGCAGGGTTACCAAAAATGCCGTCCAGAGTCAGATACTGCATCATTTTTTCAGCGACACGAGGATCTACCGGGGTCGTTGCTGCATAGTCCAGATAGATCGGTGTCTTTATTTTTGATTCGGTCATTGCTCTTATGCTCCGTACATCACTTCCAAAACGTAAAATTCCGCAGACTCTGCTTTATGCGCGCAGATTGACGTTGATCGTCTCTTGCGGTCGGCCATTAGCCGTACGGCGCGTATCGTTATTCTGACGATCCGCAACCTCAAGAATATCTTGGTTATTCACCAATTCTGCCAATGTGATGTTGTTGAGGAAGCTGCTGATGCGCTCACTCAAATCACGCCACAAGGTATGAGTCAAGCAACGATCGCCCCCCTGACACCCTTCTTTACCCTGACAACGAGTCGCATCAACAGATTCGTCAACGGCGGTAATAACAGCACCTACCGCGATTGCTGATGCATCTTTACCCAGCAGGTAACCACCACCTGGACCACGAACGCTGGCCACTAAGCCATTTTTGCGTAACCGTGAAAAAAGCTGTTCCAGATAGGATAATGAGATCCCCTGACGTTCAGAAATATCTGCCAGAGGAACTGGCCCGTCCTGGGAATGTAATGCCACATCAAGCATGGCGGTCACGGCATAACGGCCTTTGGAAGTCAGTCTCATAGCTAAAGTTACCTGTTGGTGAAAACAAGCCAGAATTCTGACATTCTTGAGTGTTTTAGTCAACTATTTAACCTAGTAAATCACTCAAGTATTATTTAACTATTCCATTTCTAATAATTTGGGTTAGTTTTTATAATAACCAATTGATATAAAGCATTAATTTTTACCGTTATGCTCGCTGCCATCTGCCCCACGTTGTGGATATTTATCTTGTTTCTCAATAGATGTCAGCATCCCGCGCAGGATATTCAGCTCCTGAGCTTCCGGGCGCGCACGGGTAAACAGACGGCGCAATTTACTCATAATCTGCCCCGGATGGGCCTGGCGAATAAAGCCGGTATGAGATAAAACCTGCTCCAAATGCAGATAGAAACGCTCCAGATCATCCACTAATGGATAAGGAGCTTCCTCTTCTTCTACTATTGGTGCGGCAGCCTGTTGGCGATCGAGGAAGGCCACGCGCACTTCATACGCTAAAATTTGTACCGCCATAGCCAGATTCAGCGAACTGTATTCCGGGTTAGCTGGGATTGCCACATGATAATGGCACTTTTGCAGCTCATCATTTGTTAGCCCCACCCGCTCACGACCAAACACCAGCGCAACCGGCGCATGTTCGGCTTCGCGTGCGCTGCGCACACCACATTCACGCGGCTCTAGCATTGGCCAAGGCAAGGTGCGAGAACGTGCACTGGTACCCACCACCAGGCTGCATCCCGCCAGCGCTTCATCCAAGGTATCAACGATGGTGGCATTGCCAATCACATCGCTGGCGCCGGCGGATAGTGCGATGGCCTGAGAATCCGGATTGACTAAAGGATTGACCAGATACAAATTGGTTAATCCCATTGTTTTCATGCCCCTGGCTGTCGAACCCATATTGCCGGTGTGTGAGGTCTCAACCAAAACGATACGAATATTGTGTAACATACAAACTCTGAGGATAACGGGGAATCGGCATATCTTAACACAGACATAGGCATTTATCCGAACCCCTGCTATACTATGCGCCGTTTCTCGTTCTTTAACATCCTAGTGGAAGATACCCATGCATCCAATGCTGACTATCGCCATACGCGCTGCGCGTAAGGCCGGTAACCTGATTGCCAAACATTATGAAACGCCTGACTCCGTCGAAGCGAGCCAAAAAGGCAGTAACGATTTTGTTACCAACGTTGACCGCGATGCCGAGTCTATGATTGTTGACGTTATCCGTAAATCTTACCCAAAACACACCATTATTGGTGAAGAATGCGGTGAGTTGGTCGGCGAAGATTATGATGTACAATGGGTTATTGATCCACTGGATGGCACTACCAACTTCATCAAACGTCTTCCTCATTTCGCTGTTTCTATCGCCGTACGCATCAAAGGCCGTACCGAAGTTGCCGTAGTTTATGACCCAATGCGTAACGAATTATTTACAGCTACTCGTGGTCAAGGCGCTCAATTAAATGGTTATCGCCTGCGTGGCACCAATGCCAAAGATTTAGACGGCACCATTCTGGCAACTGGTTTCCCATTCAAAGTTAAACAACATGCTCCGGCGTATATCCGTATTGTTGGCAAGCTGTTTGAACAGTGCGCAGATTTTCGCCGCACCGGTTCTGCGGCACTGGATTTGGCCTATGTTGCCGCCGGCCGTGTTGACGGTTTCTTTGAAATTGGCTTGAAGCCGTGGGATTTTGCTGGCGGCGAACTGTTAGTT
The sequence above is drawn from the Yersinia enterocolitica subsp. enterocolitica genome and encodes:
- the iscU gene encoding Fe-S cluster assembly scaffold IscU, translating into MAYSEKVIDHYENPRNVGSFDNADPTIGSGMVGAPACGDVMKLQIKVNEAGIIEDARFKTYGCGSAIASSSLVTEWMKGKSLDQAEAIKNTQIAEELELPPVKIHCSILAEDAIKAAIADYKSKHTAK
- a CDS encoding IscS subfamily cysteine desulfurase, which codes for MKTPIYLDYAATTPVDPRVAEKMMQYLTLDGIFGNPASRSHKFGWQAEEAVDIARNDIAALVGADPREIVFTSGATESDNLAIKGAANFYQKKGKHIITCKTEHKAVLDTCRQLEREGFEVTYLAPQSNGIIDLKQLEAAMREDTILVSIMHVNNEIGVVQDIAEIGEMCRSRGIIFHVDATQSVGKLPIDLSKLKVDLMSFSAHKVYGPMGIGALFVRRKPRIRIEAQQHGGGHERGMRSGTLPVHQIAGMGKAYRIAKEEMESEAARLRSLRLRLWNGIKDIEEVYLNGDLENGAPGILNVSFNYVEGESLIMALKDLAVSSGSACTSASLEPSYVLRALGMNDELAHSSIRFSLGRFTTEEEIDYAIALVRKSIGRLRDLSPLWEMFKQGVDISSIEWSHH
- the iscR gene encoding Fe-S cluster assembly transcriptional regulator IscR, with the translated sequence MRLTSKGRYAVTAMLDVALHSQDGPVPLADISERQGISLSYLEQLFSRLRKNGLVASVRGPGGGYLLGKDASAIAVGAVITAVDESVDATRCQGKEGCQGGDRCLTHTLWRDLSERISSFLNNITLAELVNNQDILEVADRQNNDTRRTANGRPQETINVNLRA
- the trmJ gene encoding tRNA (cytosine(32)/uridine(32)-2'-O)-methyltransferase TrmJ, giving the protein MLHNIRIVLVETSHTGNMGSTARGMKTMGLTNLYLVNPLVNPDSQAIALSAGASDVIGNATIVDTLDEALAGCSLVVGTSARSRTLPWPMLEPRECGVRSAREAEHAPVALVFGRERVGLTNDELQKCHYHVAIPANPEYSSLNLAMAVQILAYEVRVAFLDRQQAAAPIVEEEEAPYPLVDDLERFYLHLEQVLSHTGFIRQAHPGQIMSKLRRLFTRARPEAQELNILRGMLTSIEKQDKYPQRGADGSEHNGKN
- the suhB gene encoding inositol-1-monophosphatase — its product is MHPMLTIAIRAARKAGNLIAKHYETPDSVEASQKGSNDFVTNVDRDAESMIVDVIRKSYPKHTIIGEECGELVGEDYDVQWVIDPLDGTTNFIKRLPHFAVSIAVRIKGRTEVAVVYDPMRNELFTATRGQGAQLNGYRLRGTNAKDLDGTILATGFPFKVKQHAPAYIRIVGKLFEQCADFRRTGSAALDLAYVAAGRVDGFFEIGLKPWDFAGGELLVRESGGVVTDFAGGHNHFSSGNIVAGNPRVVKGILQSIVQAEVSDALKR